A single region of the Cyanobacteria bacterium FACHB-DQ100 genome encodes:
- the kdsA gene encoding 3-deoxy-8-phosphooctulonate synthase, with the protein MNLATIGSNLTIGEGHPLTLIGGPCVIESEDFTLKMADEIKQVCDRLSIPFIFKSSFDKANRTSINSFRGHAIDDGLEILRKVKEKIGVPVLTDIHESSQAAVAAEVVDVLQIPAFLCRQTDLLIAAAETGRVVNVKKGQFLAPWDMKNVVRKLEISGARNILLTERGTSFGYNALVVDFRSLPQMREFGYPIVFDATHSVQMPGGQGDKSGGQRHFVPTLARAAAAVGIDALFMEIHEDPDNAPSDGPNMIPLSQLESVLKPILQIRAAVSGS; encoded by the coding sequence ATGAATCTAGCAACGATCGGTTCAAACCTCACCATTGGCGAAGGGCATCCACTAACTTTAATTGGCGGTCCTTGCGTGATTGAATCAGAAGATTTCACGCTGAAGATGGCAGATGAAATTAAGCAAGTGTGCGATCGCTTATCCATTCCGTTTATTTTCAAATCTTCGTTTGATAAGGCGAACCGAACTTCGATCAACTCGTTCCGGGGACACGCGATCGACGATGGCTTAGAAATTCTGCGAAAGGTCAAAGAAAAGATTGGTGTTCCGGTGCTGACTGATATTCACGAGAGCAGTCAAGCGGCAGTTGCGGCTGAGGTTGTAGATGTGCTGCAAATTCCAGCATTTCTCTGTCGTCAAACGGATTTATTAATTGCTGCCGCAGAAACAGGACGGGTTGTGAACGTGAAAAAAGGACAGTTCCTCGCACCTTGGGACATGAAAAACGTGGTGCGTAAGCTGGAAATCAGCGGCGCGCGAAACATTTTGTTAACCGAGCGGGGCACTAGCTTTGGATACAATGCGTTGGTTGTAGATTTCCGATCGCTGCCCCAGATGCGAGAATTCGGGTATCCGATCGTGTTTGATGCGACTCATAGTGTGCAAATGCCGGGTGGACAAGGCGATAAATCCGGTGGGCAGCGTCATTTTGTTCCGACTTTAGCGAGAGCCGCAGCCGCAGTGGGGATTGACGCGCTGTTTATGGAAATTCACGAAGACCCGGACAATGCACCGAGCGACGGTCCAAACATGATTCCACTCTCGCAATTAGAATCTGTGTTAAAACCAATTCTGCAAATTCGAGCAGCAGTATCAGGATCATGA
- a CDS encoding HAD-IIIA family hydrolase gives MTIIAQAEFEARLAQVQLLALDVDGVLTDGGLYYTETGEELKKFNVKDGLGIQRAMGCGVQVAIFSAGSSSATLHRAKRLGIKHIYLRVPDKLAAIKQLCETLAIPLDRVAYMGDDLVDIPAMQTVGVPITVADAMPENQAVAVYITQKSGGQGAVREICDLIAKQHSSTDHARSSYQSI, from the coding sequence ATGACAATCATTGCTCAGGCTGAATTTGAAGCGCGACTCGCTCAGGTGCAGTTGCTTGCGCTAGATGTCGATGGCGTTCTCACGGATGGAGGACTCTACTACACCGAAACAGGCGAAGAACTGAAAAAGTTCAATGTCAAAGATGGGTTAGGCATTCAGCGAGCGATGGGTTGCGGTGTTCAAGTTGCGATTTTTTCGGCGGGTTCTTCTTCAGCAACCCTACATCGTGCCAAGCGTTTAGGAATTAAGCACATTTATCTTCGTGTTCCAGACAAGTTAGCTGCAATCAAACAGTTGTGTGAAACATTAGCGATACCGCTCGATCGCGTTGCTTACATGGGCGATGATCTGGTGGATATTCCTGCTATGCAAACTGTGGGAGTTCCAATCACGGTCGCCGATGCCATGCCAGAGAATCAAGCGGTTGCGGTCTACATCACCCAAAAATCAGGGGGGCAAGGCGCAGTCCGCGAAATTTGTGACTTGATTGCAAAACAACATTCATCTACCGATCATGCACGTTCTTCATATCAATCAATCTGA
- a CDS encoding glycosyltransferase family 4 protein, producing MHVLHINQSDIFGGAAIAGYRLHQGLLQQGIDSRLLVGRVKTQSDRVAQAPRESWLDQKLKRVTEKAGLNYIAQLSTFKVQQHPFYQAAEVLNFHNLHTSYFNYLAVPALVRHKPAVLTLHDMWSMTGHCAYSYGCDRWKIGCGQCPDLHSYPSVRRDSTRWEWKLKNWVYQHTELSIVAPSQWLVDVAKTSLLNQFPIHYIPYGIDTETYQPEDRSRARAALRIESDRKVLLFVSQTLEDTRKGGDLLLKAIQDLPESLKSEVLLLTMGESQIAQDTFGIKTLNLGYVSEDRTKVTAFSAADLFVFPTRADNLPLVLQESLACGTPMVSFRVGGVPDLVRPGVTGYLAEPEDAADLSRGMVQLLENDELRDRMRQNCREVAVQEYEIGLQAQRYLMLYQQLVQAKNSLRKHDQ from the coding sequence ATGCACGTTCTTCATATCAATCAATCTGATATTTTTGGTGGAGCCGCGATCGCAGGGTATCGTTTGCATCAAGGACTGTTGCAGCAGGGAATTGATTCGCGCTTGCTGGTGGGTCGAGTCAAAACACAGAGCGATCGTGTGGCTCAAGCTCCGCGCGAGTCCTGGCTTGATCAAAAGCTCAAGCGAGTTACGGAAAAAGCTGGTTTGAACTATATTGCACAGCTTTCAACCTTTAAAGTGCAGCAACACCCGTTTTATCAAGCGGCTGAAGTCCTGAATTTTCATAACTTACATACTAGCTATTTTAATTATCTTGCAGTTCCCGCCCTGGTTCGTCATAAGCCTGCGGTTTTAACGCTGCATGATATGTGGTCGATGACTGGACATTGTGCCTATAGCTACGGGTGCGATCGCTGGAAAATCGGGTGTGGTCAGTGTCCTGATTTACACAGCTATCCCTCCGTGCGCCGGGATAGTACCCGCTGGGAATGGAAGCTGAAAAACTGGGTATATCAACATACAGAGTTGTCAATCGTTGCTCCGAGTCAGTGGCTAGTGGATGTAGCAAAAACAAGCCTACTCAACCAATTCCCGATCCACTACATTCCGTATGGAATTGATACGGAAACCTATCAACCCGAAGATCGCAGTCGCGCTCGTGCTGCGTTGAGAATTGAGAGCGATCGCAAAGTCTTGTTGTTTGTGTCTCAAACCCTGGAAGATACGCGTAAAGGCGGAGATTTATTGTTAAAAGCGATTCAGGATTTACCTGAATCGCTGAAATCTGAGGTTCTTCTACTTACCATGGGCGAAAGCCAAATTGCTCAAGATACCTTTGGGATCAAAACCTTGAACTTAGGGTATGTAAGTGAAGATCGAACCAAAGTGACTGCATTCTCTGCCGCTGACTTGTTTGTGTTTCCGACTCGTGCTGATAACTTGCCGCTGGTACTTCAAGAAAGCTTAGCTTGTGGGACTCCAATGGTGTCTTTTCGTGTGGGTGGAGTGCCTGATTTAGTTCGTCCTGGAGTGACGGGATATCTAGCAGAACCGGAAGATGCAGCCGATTTGAGTCGCGGAATGGTTCAGCTTTTAGAAAACGATGAGTTGCGCGATCGCATGCGTCAGAACTGTCGGGAGGTCGCTGTGCAGGAATACGAGATCGGGCTTCAAGCTCAGCGATATTTAATGCTTTATCAACAATTGGTGCAGGCAAAAAACAGCCTGAGAAAACATGACCAATAA
- a CDS encoding glycosyltransferase gives MITIITPVYNGDRFIESCLQAVIQQNCSEVEHLIVDGGSSDRTIEIVQRYAQQYSQIRWISEKDRGQSDAMNKGVTLAKGEIIGFLNVDDYYEPNVLNRVLELFQSLPQPSFVVGNCNVWNDAGELKKYNRPAKLRLTDLLLGAEVNPHPINPSAYFYHTALHDAIGLYKVDEHFALDLDFILRAVQVAHVKHIDETWGNYREIEGTKTILDWRSGEGAKRAQALLRTYRKQLPPHLQIQVVMLYFLLNSPRQTVKWMKKGIGRTVRSLPKVLQT, from the coding sequence GTGATTACGATTATTACTCCGGTCTACAACGGCGATCGCTTCATCGAAAGCTGTCTGCAAGCCGTGATTCAGCAGAACTGCTCAGAAGTCGAACATTTGATCGTAGACGGTGGCTCTAGCGATCGCACGATCGAAATAGTCCAGCGCTATGCTCAACAGTATTCACAGATTCGCTGGATCTCCGAGAAAGATCGGGGACAGTCCGATGCGATGAATAAGGGCGTTACTTTAGCAAAAGGCGAGATTATTGGATTTCTCAATGTGGATGACTACTACGAGCCTAATGTTCTCAACCGAGTTCTAGAACTCTTTCAGTCCCTTCCTCAGCCGAGTTTTGTAGTCGGAAATTGCAACGTTTGGAATGATGCAGGTGAATTAAAAAAATACAATCGTCCTGCTAAATTACGGTTAACGGATCTGCTGCTGGGTGCAGAAGTGAACCCTCATCCGATCAATCCATCTGCTTACTTTTACCACACTGCTCTACACGACGCGATCGGACTCTACAAAGTCGATGAACATTTTGCGCTGGATTTAGACTTCATCTTGAGAGCCGTACAAGTCGCTCATGTAAAGCATATTGATGAAACTTGGGGAAATTATCGCGAAATCGAGGGAACAAAAACAATCTTAGATTGGCGATCGGGCGAAGGGGCTAAGCGGGCACAAGCATTACTGAGAACCTACCGCAAACAGCTTCCACCGCATTTGCAAATTCAAGTGGTGATGCTTTATTTTCTGCTGAATTCTCCCCGACAGACGGTGAAATGGATGAAGAAAGGAATTGGTAGAACAGTGCGATCGCTGCCCAAGGTCTTACAAACATGA
- a CDS encoding glycosyltransferase — protein sequence MKIGYLHIGALQHGIRRYGRLLAAEAQSRSQLQVIEAEVNLTGDRQHDRTSLIHAAQTLAQADVVHFQYNRAIWRDHWSQLSYLDAFLNHCSRPLVVTLHDIFYPPSSATLTQRYFSHPGTVRFSDLAKAVLRDRVAPHILALQKVIARSRVAIVCTQEEAQRLSDRIDRAKLSIIPHFVESRHLQNDRAEARRILGLEPFTVITLLGFIYSGKGHSLLIRALPKLPETVKVIFAGGVSVGHEAYYQELLALAEQVGVRDRLRVTGYLSEAELEQYLLSTDLAVCPFRQTSASGSLSTWISVERPILASNIPQVEEYNRLQPHAIATFEPYTSDAIVDALNHLIPSCSPEPDPNVSRLRHHLSMPKIFDQHLSHYQAAYESQSYSSAKIA from the coding sequence ATGAAAATTGGTTATTTACACATTGGCGCATTGCAGCACGGCATTCGTCGTTATGGACGTTTACTTGCCGCAGAAGCTCAGAGTCGATCACAGCTTCAAGTGATCGAAGCGGAAGTAAATTTAACCGGAGACCGACAGCACGATCGCACCAGTCTCATTCATGCAGCTCAAACGCTTGCTCAGGCAGATGTCGTTCACTTTCAATACAATCGTGCAATCTGGCGGGATCACTGGAGTCAGCTCAGCTATCTTGATGCGTTTCTCAATCACTGCTCTCGTCCTTTGGTTGTGACGCTGCACGACATTTTCTACCCACCCTCTAGCGCCACGCTGACCCAACGATATTTCTCCCATCCTGGTACAGTCCGCTTCTCTGATTTAGCAAAAGCAGTCCTGCGCGATCGTGTCGCGCCGCATATTTTAGCCTTACAGAAAGTAATTGCTCGATCGCGAGTTGCGATCGTCTGTACTCAAGAAGAAGCGCAACGGCTTAGCGATCGCATCGATCGAGCAAAACTTAGCATTATTCCTCATTTTGTTGAATCGCGGCACCTCCAGAACGATCGAGCAGAAGCGCGCAGGATATTAGGATTAGAGCCGTTCACGGTGATTACACTGCTGGGATTTATCTATAGCGGCAAAGGACATTCACTCCTGATTCGAGCTTTGCCAAAGCTTCCAGAGACGGTCAAAGTTATCTTTGCCGGGGGAGTGAGCGTGGGACATGAAGCGTATTATCAAGAGTTGCTGGCACTTGCAGAGCAAGTAGGAGTTCGCGATCGTCTGCGAGTGACAGGCTACTTGTCCGAAGCAGAATTAGAACAATATCTGCTCTCAACCGACCTTGCCGTTTGCCCCTTTAGGCAAACTTCGGCATCAGGATCACTTTCGACCTGGATTTCTGTAGAGCGTCCAATTCTTGCTTCAAACATTCCCCAAGTCGAGGAATACAACCGGTTACAGCCCCATGCAATTGCGACATTTGAACCTTATACGAGTGACGCGATCGTAGATGCCTTAAACCATCTCATTCCCAGCTGTTCACCCGAACCAGACCCAAATGTTTCCCGCCTGCGTCATCACCTGTCGATGCCCAAAATTTTCGATCAGCATCTGAGCCATTATCAAGCCGCCTATGAATCTCAGTCCTACTCGTCCGCTAAAATTGCCTAA
- a CDS encoding glycosyltransferase — protein sequence MNLSPTRPLKLPKQTTPVPTNAVLIDPFYPLDVNGHGGSRRTVQVIELLQKADIELSHLERKILRTQRDRYLTGISSVLNPNTLRFIVQNQLQIRSSLQSLAFCGFQRQVYHDELSHHQGSKLLLWETTKNYVAPYVAKAIGYRVIALPHNIEALIPRNDCCETLETEIASLGKADAVFCIAREEEWLLKAKGVNAFYLPYYPPDPILKDLATVRQARLTTQKQRFLILGTANNTPTLLGMIEQIEWLKQIQSTIEFEVDIVGYGTEQLSRYCDLPGFTVHGAVETKTLNQFLQSAKAVLVHQKAGVGALTRIPEMIMAGIPVIASSNACRSAFEYAGVYCYEDWRELAEWLSRDLAMPEVLPRPISAEQRLIEWVLQLAQAE from the coding sequence ATGAATCTCAGTCCTACTCGTCCGCTAAAATTGCCTAAACAGACCACCCCTGTACCTACCAATGCTGTACTGATTGATCCTTTTTATCCGTTGGATGTGAATGGGCATGGCGGTTCCCGGCGTACAGTGCAGGTGATTGAGCTTTTACAGAAAGCGGACATTGAACTTTCGCATCTAGAGCGAAAGATTTTGCGAACTCAGCGCGATCGCTATCTGACGGGGATCAGTTCTGTGTTGAATCCCAACACACTACGATTCATTGTTCAAAATCAGCTTCAGATTCGTTCTTCTTTGCAGTCACTCGCATTTTGCGGCTTTCAACGTCAGGTTTACCACGACGAATTGAGCCATCATCAAGGCAGCAAGCTGCTGCTCTGGGAAACGACAAAAAACTATGTTGCGCCTTATGTTGCCAAAGCGATCGGATATCGCGTGATTGCATTGCCGCACAATATCGAAGCGCTGATTCCCCGAAATGACTGCTGTGAAACACTAGAAACCGAGATTGCATCTTTAGGCAAAGCCGATGCGGTCTTTTGCATTGCTCGCGAAGAAGAATGGCTATTAAAAGCCAAAGGCGTAAATGCGTTTTATTTACCTTACTATCCACCCGACCCAATCCTCAAAGACCTGGCAACCGTGCGTCAAGCCAGATTAACCACCCAGAAACAACGATTTCTCATTCTAGGAACCGCCAACAACACGCCGACGCTGCTTGGAATGATCGAACAGATCGAATGGTTAAAGCAAATTCAATCCACGATCGAGTTTGAGGTTGACATTGTAGGATATGGCACTGAACAACTCAGCCGTTACTGCGATCTTCCGGGCTTCACGGTTCATGGTGCTGTCGAAACCAAAACGCTGAACCAATTCTTGCAGTCGGCAAAAGCGGTTTTAGTTCATCAAAAAGCAGGAGTCGGCGCACTCACTCGCATTCCAGAGATGATCATGGCGGGAATTCCGGTGATTGCCAGCAGTAATGCTTGTCGAAGTGCGTTTGAATATGCTGGAGTCTATTGTTATGAAGATTGGCGAGAGCTTGCAGAATGGTTGAGCCGTGATTTAGCCATGCCAGAAGTCCTACCGCGTCCAATTTCCGCCGAGCAGCGATTGATTGAATGGGTGTTACAACTGGCGCAGGCTGAGTAG
- a CDS encoding glycosyltransferase family 4 protein: MRICHVIYIPRFSGAEILVRSLAIAHQALGHQVAVMALMPPQPSFLSELAQMQAAQVSLFLPEQELSKRERITFLVQHLKQFKPDVVVAHAVIPSLYARIAVRLAALHHTSTLSVLHDASQDDYASPYFRALERWFVPAPDAIVAVSPTGAENYCNRINSIAKPVVIPNGINLSAIQQAATQRDRVRQTIFAVQPEEVVFLQVGRFSSTKQQHLSLQAFAQAQQQAPFSGKLCFVGSSEDQPYEQHLRQLAQQFNIEDQLLILGSRSDVPDLLSGADVFLMPSKIEAHSLAFIEALSSGIAIVASDIPSLQYGKAFPGVKLICPELINEFTRAIVETVRSSVKVRWQRDLSAYSVEQTSKAYLELFGRLSAIAS; this comes from the coding sequence ATGAGAATTTGCCATGTTATCTATATTCCAAGATTTTCAGGGGCGGAAATCTTAGTGCGGAGTCTTGCGATCGCGCATCAAGCCTTGGGGCATCAAGTTGCGGTGATGGCACTCATGCCGCCGCAGCCTTCGTTTTTGAGCGAACTTGCCCAAATGCAGGCAGCTCAGGTTTCGCTGTTTCTCCCTGAACAAGAACTCAGCAAAAGGGAGCGAATCACATTCCTAGTCCAGCATTTGAAGCAGTTTAAGCCAGATGTCGTCGTTGCTCATGCAGTGATCCCCAGTTTATATGCGCGAATTGCGGTGAGGTTGGCAGCGCTTCATCACACTTCGACCCTGAGCGTGTTACACGATGCCTCTCAAGACGACTACGCATCGCCTTATTTCCGCGCCCTTGAACGCTGGTTCGTGCCCGCGCCTGACGCGATCGTCGCTGTCTCGCCAACAGGAGCAGAGAACTACTGCAACCGCATTAATTCGATCGCGAAGCCTGTCGTGATTCCTAACGGAATTAATTTAAGCGCAATCCAGCAAGCGGCGACTCAGCGAGACAGAGTCAGGCAGACCATCTTTGCCGTGCAGCCAGAGGAGGTTGTGTTTTTGCAGGTGGGGCGGTTTAGCTCGACCAAACAGCAGCATCTTTCGTTACAAGCCTTTGCTCAGGCACAACAGCAAGCGCCTTTTTCAGGAAAGCTGTGCTTTGTGGGGAGTTCCGAAGACCAGCCTTACGAACAACACCTGAGACAACTTGCACAGCAATTTAACATTGAAGATCAACTCCTCATTCTGGGGTCTCGTTCAGATGTTCCTGACCTACTATCTGGCGCAGATGTGTTCCTGATGCCCTCAAAAATCGAGGCGCACTCGCTTGCATTTATTGAAGCACTCTCTAGCGGCATCGCGATCGTCGCGTCTGACATTCCCTCTTTGCAGTATGGCAAAGCCTTTCCGGGCGTGAAGCTTATTTGTCCTGAGCTGATCAATGAGTTCACTCGTGCGATCGTTGAGACTGTCCGTAGCAGTGTCAAGGTTCGCTGGCAGCGAGATTTGAGTGCATATTCAGTGGAACAAACCTCCAAAGCTTATCTAGAGCTTTTTGGCAGATTGAGCGCGATCGCAAGTTGA
- a CDS encoding glycosyltransferase: MLSQCDLSVSTQSSSDRTLLLFDLSARGHHPVYFKHLVKDWSQQQRPGCLHLVVSPALVKNHPDLIAFSTESTLSRIRFSSITEAEYQTYLRARSLVAKSFIEWKLFCRYAKRLNPTQALLMYLDSLQLPLAFGERSPCPVSGIYFRPSFHYHQFSAHPLSAKEQWRQWRQKAVLARILRRSQFKTLFCLDRFAVPEIQQLTQKPILPLADPVEVPACQPAEVEALRRKLQILPDRHLFLLFGELSGRKGVYQVLQALKQLPIETQSQLCLVLAGSVNERDPEIRTEIEQLKQITQAQIVLCDRYIKGAEVQQFFELADTVLALYQKHVGMSSILVHAAAAHKPVLSTNYGLMGAMTQQNQLGQTVDSENPAAIAKALQAAIAQPIFCKLSKMNQVVDENRADQFVSALMSDFLSRCSHE; this comes from the coding sequence ATGCTGTCTCAGTGTGATCTATCCGTTTCAACCCAATCGAGTAGCGATCGTACCCTGTTGCTGTTTGATCTCTCAGCAAGAGGACATCACCCAGTTTATTTTAAGCATTTGGTAAAAGACTGGTCTCAGCAGCAGCGACCCGGATGTTTGCACTTGGTCGTTTCTCCGGCGTTGGTCAAGAACCATCCTGACTTAATCGCATTTAGCACAGAATCAACGCTGAGTCGTATTCGATTTAGTTCGATCACTGAAGCAGAATACCAAACCTATCTTCGCGCTCGATCGCTCGTCGCCAAGTCTTTTATCGAGTGGAAGCTATTTTGTCGTTATGCCAAACGGCTCAACCCGACTCAGGCGCTTTTGATGTATCTTGATAGCCTGCAGTTGCCTTTAGCTTTTGGAGAACGATCGCCCTGCCCCGTGTCGGGAATTTACTTTCGTCCTAGCTTTCATTACCATCAGTTCTCGGCACATCCTCTTTCTGCAAAAGAGCAGTGGAGACAATGGCGGCAAAAAGCCGTACTTGCCCGGATTCTCCGGCGATCGCAGTTCAAAACGCTGTTTTGTCTCGATCGCTTTGCAGTGCCAGAAATTCAGCAGTTGACTCAAAAGCCAATCTTGCCGCTGGCTGATCCGGTTGAAGTTCCTGCTTGCCAGCCTGCTGAAGTGGAAGCCTTGCGCCGGAAACTTCAGATTCTGCCGGATCGACATCTCTTTTTGCTGTTTGGTGAACTGAGTGGTCGTAAAGGAGTTTATCAGGTGCTACAGGCTCTAAAACAACTGCCGATCGAGACGCAAAGCCAGCTTTGTCTCGTGCTTGCGGGGTCAGTGAACGAGCGCGATCCAGAGATTCGGACTGAAATTGAGCAGCTCAAGCAGATTACTCAAGCTCAGATTGTGTTATGCGATCGCTATATCAAAGGTGCAGAAGTGCAACAATTCTTCGAGCTTGCAGATACCGTGCTGGCGCTGTATCAAAAGCATGTAGGAATGAGTTCGATTTTGGTTCATGCTGCTGCTGCTCATAAACCTGTTCTCTCCACGAACTATGGATTGATGGGAGCAATGACACAACAGAATCAACTGGGACAGACCGTTGATTCTGAAAATCCAGCCGCGATCGCGAAAGCCCTGCAAGCCGCGATCGCGCAGCCGATCTTCTGCAAGTTATCAAAAATGAACCAGGTGGTAGATGAAAATCGTGCTGATCAATTTGTCAGTGCTTTGATGTCTGATTTTTTGTCGAGGTGCAGCCATGAATGA
- a CDS encoding O-antigen ligase family protein, translating into MNELSFKAKLIAILLACYVHGLTFYFSVSGLVGARTTLLTAIFQVTLVTIPFVLIVLTRAPRQRLFRVSFVELFYLAFVAMFLVDYMTIKDKSTFPENLLIYFGVYWTALCLMRSLTLAQFRLLCPASSAIAVFTSLILLVQVLTGGAQWADNGGRLVAGTSSNPILVAYTGAYAFLSCLVMWLTGRYAGNPLLLVLMVPGFLVSSFAGTRSATLSVLVSAAFVVIYTVNLLMSSNKSAVRAISNFLLYSGVGLASLLMLSPLSAATSSSKAEMSPVERALTNGFQRIDILFKLITGSGGGDRSIQGREAMYSGVSSLFFRSPIWGHGLYSYGSVHNAFMQVAIEFGIFGIITFVLPFLYLAFRVMQIALSPAKQCAEARQSPSQFVKSDYAMMTCFTVVFLFQSICLFSFHGDPYRNYLPIASVGLMIAFLRFSRRETQAASQSQNFPPLL; encoded by the coding sequence ATGAATGAGCTTTCATTCAAAGCAAAATTGATTGCAATTCTGTTAGCTTGTTACGTTCATGGCTTAACTTTCTACTTTTCGGTGAGTGGGCTAGTCGGCGCTCGTACAACGCTCTTGACTGCCATCTTTCAGGTCACTTTGGTGACGATCCCGTTTGTGCTAATTGTGCTAACCCGCGCACCCCGACAGCGATTGTTTCGCGTTAGCTTCGTCGAACTCTTTTATCTGGCGTTTGTCGCAATGTTCTTAGTGGACTATATGACAATCAAGGATAAATCTACTTTCCCAGAAAATCTCCTCATCTATTTTGGTGTGTACTGGACTGCCTTGTGTTTGATGAGAAGCCTAACGCTTGCACAGTTTCGACTGTTGTGCCCCGCTTCTAGTGCGATCGCGGTTTTCACCTCGCTGATTTTGCTGGTTCAAGTGCTGACTGGAGGTGCTCAATGGGCGGACAACGGTGGACGGTTAGTTGCAGGCACATCCAGTAATCCAATCTTAGTTGCGTATACGGGCGCTTATGCGTTTCTATCTTGCCTAGTGATGTGGCTAACGGGTCGGTATGCTGGCAATCCCTTGTTATTAGTTCTGATGGTTCCAGGTTTTTTGGTGTCTTCTTTTGCAGGAACACGTAGCGCTACACTTTCCGTTCTGGTGAGTGCAGCATTTGTTGTGATCTATACGGTCAATCTGTTAATGTCTTCTAACAAAAGTGCTGTGAGAGCGATTTCTAACTTTCTTTTGTATTCGGGGGTTGGGTTAGCCAGCTTGCTTATGTTATCACCGCTCTCAGCCGCGACTAGTTCGAGCAAAGCTGAAATGTCCCCGGTCGAGCGTGCGCTTACCAATGGCTTTCAGAGAATTGACATCTTATTTAAGCTGATTACGGGTAGCGGCGGTGGAGATAGGTCTATTCAGGGACGAGAAGCCATGTATAGCGGTGTTTCAAGCTTGTTCTTTAGAAGCCCGATTTGGGGTCATGGTCTCTACAGTTACGGAAGCGTCCATAATGCCTTTATGCAGGTTGCGATCGAGTTTGGCATTTTCGGAATTATTACGTTTGTGTTGCCGTTTCTCTACTTGGCATTCCGCGTGATGCAGATTGCTTTATCTCCAGCGAAGCAGTGTGCAGAGGCTCGCCAATCTCCCTCTCAGTTTGTTAAAAGCGACTATGCCATGATGACCTGCTTTACGGTTGTCTTTTTGTTCCAATCCATTTGTCTATTTAGCTTTCACGGAGATCCGTATCGAAACTACCTGCCGATCGCTTCGGTGGGGTTAATGATTGCCTTTCTAAGATTCAGTCGGCGAGAGACTCAAGCCGCTTCTCAGTCGCAGAACTTTCCACCTCTTCTCTAA
- a CDS encoding glycosyltransferase family 4 protein, with translation MTSVALLFTNYGPYHFARSNAAYQRFEQIGWQLHAIELARADQDYAWKAAVEQSDCPFITVIRDQPLQAVTPSRLFQSVHNVLSQINPDVVAIAGYFQTGMLSALCWSRWHRKPAILLSASKEDDAARHGLKEQAKRLLVNQYQSALVGGQPQKRYLLKLGMPTQSVFTGYNVVGNDAFHPDRLRSLPNPTKAPFFLSINRFLEKKNLPNLITAYAAYAAQTSSPWDLVLCGDGELRPQIEQQIQALGLSDRVHLPGFLQQDELLPYFAHANCFVHASQQEQWGLVINEAMAAGLPVLVSNRCGCFEDLVIEGVNGWGFDPDNVEQMQQLMSKISSDPQLAETMGNAALKHIQNFSPRYFAQGLHQAVEYALKQRAL, from the coding sequence ATGACGAGTGTTGCGCTCCTGTTTACAAACTATGGGCCTTATCATTTTGCTCGATCGAATGCAGCTTATCAGCGATTCGAGCAGATAGGGTGGCAACTCCATGCGATCGAGCTTGCTCGCGCTGATCAGGACTATGCTTGGAAAGCAGCCGTTGAACAGTCTGATTGCCCGTTTATCACAGTGATCCGGGATCAACCGTTGCAAGCGGTAACACCCAGCCGATTATTTCAATCTGTTCATAACGTCCTATCCCAAATCAATCCTGATGTCGTGGCGATCGCAGGCTACTTTCAAACGGGCATGTTATCAGCACTATGTTGGAGCCGTTGGCATCGCAAGCCTGCAATTCTGTTATCTGCTTCTAAAGAAGATGATGCTGCGCGACACGGACTGAAAGAGCAGGCAAAACGGTTGTTGGTGAATCAGTATCAATCGGCATTAGTGGGAGGACAGCCCCAAAAGCGGTATTTACTCAAGTTGGGAATGCCAACCCAGAGCGTTTTTACCGGATACAACGTGGTGGGAAATGATGCGTTTCATCCCGATCGACTGCGATCGCTGCCAAATCCGACCAAGGCTCCTTTCTTTTTGTCGATCAATCGATTCCTCGAAAAGAAAAACTTACCCAATTTAATCACAGCTTATGCAGCTTATGCTGCCCAAACTTCATCGCCTTGGGATTTAGTGCTTTGTGGGGATGGTGAGCTTCGACCCCAGATCGAACAACAGATTCAGGCTTTGGGACTGAGCGATCGCGTTCATCTACCCGGATTTCTTCAGCAGGATGAATTATTGCCGTACTTTGCTCATGCTAATTGTTTTGTTCATGCAAGCCAGCAGGAGCAGTGGGGATTAGTCATTAATGAAGCAATGGCGGCAGGTCTACCTGTATTGGTCTCCAATCGCTGCGGATGCTTTGAAGATCTAGTCATTGAGGGCGTGAACGGCTGGGGATTTGATCCAGACAATGTAGAACAGATGCAGCAATTGATGAGCAAAATAAGCTCAGACCCGCAGCTTGCGGAAACCATGGGAAACGCTGCCCTAAAACACATCCAGAACTTCTCTCCTCGTTATTTTGCTCAGGGCTTACATCAAGCCGTTGAGTATGCACTAAAACAGAGAGCGCTATGA